The genomic region ATTTTGTAAACCCACGTGCGGACGTGCGGGTAAAAAGCTAGTACATATGTAAACGACGTGTAACTTTTACCCTTTTACCGGAGAATACGACTTCCTCGCTTCCAGGCTCCGGGCTAGTCAATTGATCCTTAAACCCTAAACCTCCATAAAACCCCTGGAAATCGAATCTCCAAATTCCTTCAATTCTTTCCAGCCATGGGCTTCTTCGACCTTTGCATACCCTACACCGACCACCCGCCGCCGGACCGCTCAACCCGCGCAAAGCTCGTGACCAAGGCCCTCGAGCTCGGCTACTCCGGCGTCGCCTACAACCGTACGATCAAGGGCGTCATGTCCGATCGCGACCGTTGCTCCATCCCCCTTCTTTCTCTCCCTTCTCTCCTCAAACTCTCTCCCCACCTCACCTCCTCCGTCGCCTTCCACCGCGACCTCCTCGCCGTCCCACGCGCCACCCCTTTCCGCCAGTACACGCGCCTCACCGTCTGCGCCGACACCCCTGCTCAAGCCCAGGCCCTCAACTCAGGCAACCCCATTTTGAAGACCTACGACTTGGTGGCTGTCAAGCCCATGAACCAGTCCGCTTTCGATCAGGCCTGTGAGAAGTTGGAGGTTCATGCTCTACATACATTGTCTTTGATTCCTTTCGGTTTGGTTTGCTTTGGTATTTTGTGGATGAATCGCTATTGTTTTTTGTGTAGGTAGATATAATTGCCATTGATTTTTCGGAGAAGTTGCCGTTTCGATTGAAGCAGCCTCTGGTTAAAGCTGCCATTGAGGTTCGATTTTCGTTGTCTGTATTCGTTTTAATGGTTGAATTGTTTGGTTTGGTGATAAAGAGTTTGTATGTGTGTTGGACATGCAGCGGAAAGTGTATTTTGAGATCACATACGCCGGGTTTATTGCTGATGTTCAAACAAGGAGGCAAATTATAACCAATGCTAAGGTAAGACGATATCACATTGTTAAAGAAATAGGGAACAAGTACACCCAGAATATGCAATTCTGCATTACTAATTTTACTATTCGCTTTGCTTGAAAACTGAGAATGTAAGACGGTGATTTTACTTTCAACTTTACAGTGTTTTAGGGTCATCTGCTGCATGCCAATACAACATTTACTACTTGGATGCCTATATGGCCGGAAACACTATTTAGTATATCATAGTTGTTGGGTATTAGTTTGTAGTTGTCAGTTTTATGTACGATAATGTTTTGCTCTTCAGTTACTTGTAGATTGGAGTCGAGGAAGGAATATAATTATCTCTAGTGCTGCCCCAACTGCAAATGAATTTAGAGGGCCCTATGATGTTGCAAACTTAATGTCATTGCTTGGTCTCTCTGTGGAACGAGCTAAAGCAGCTATTTCAAGAAATTGTAGGTATGACGGCTTTCATAAATGTCATAGAGCTGTTGATCTGGAGATTGTTCCTCTCTAAGTTTTTTAGATGAATGTCTTGCAGGACTCTCTTATCTAATGCAGTGAGAAAAAAACACTATCATAAGGAAGCCATTAGAGTTGAAGTACTACCATCAAGTCAAGAAATTGATGGGAACAAATCCTGGTCTAGTGATTGGGATCCCATATCCAGTGGCGAAGGTGATTTGCTTTTAGATGATTTGGCAAAAGCTTTCAGTAATTCCAGTACTAAAGCAACCAAAACGGTCAAAGCCATTGATTTTGCTTCGGTTATTGACAGCACGCCATCACTTGGATTTCAAGTGAACGATCTTATATCTGGAACTAATGTGGTTGTGTCACAACCATTGGCTACTCAGAAAAACATCCTTTCTGCTCCCCAGCTAAATGTGCAATTAGTTGCAAATAATGGAGTACAAGAACAATCTGTTATAAATGATACTATGTTGGAGCAGCGAAGGTTCAAAAGTGAAAATCCTCAGAAATTGTATTCATCTTGTGATACTACCAAAGCTGTTACCAGTGTTATTGCAATTGAAGATCGTACGATAACCACTAGAGTAGAACCAAATATTCCAGATGAAACTGGTGGGATTACTACAGAAACACTTGATGTGGAATCACAGAAGTCTGGGATTGCAAATGCTTCTATGGAAATTGAAGTTCCTACAACCACTGGACAAGAACCCATGAATTCAGCTGAATCAATGGGGATTACAGTAGAAACTCATGATGTGCAATCACTGAAGTCTGTGACTGCTGAAACTTTTGAAGATGCTATGGAAGTTGAAGCTCCTACGACCACTGGAGTGGAAACAAAGAATCCAGATGGAATAGATGGGGTTGCTACAGAAATTTATGATGTGCAATCACAGAAGAGTATGACTAATAGTGAAGTGAATGTTGTGCCACCTCAGGTCAATTTAACATTTTATGCACTAGACATTGGGTTGAGTTCTGCTTCAAATACTGATTCTGAAGTTCAAGTTCCCACTAATTATCAGGACAGTGATATTCCCGGTCCTCATAGTGAGGAGGCTGATAGTTGTAGAAGTGGTGATATACAAAGTGATCTAATGGATGACGTTCTAACAGGTAAAGCAAAAAACTCTTTGCCTCTGGATT from Fragaria vesca subsp. vesca linkage group LG3, FraVesHawaii_1.0, whole genome shotgun sequence harbors:
- the LOC101305355 gene encoding ribonuclease P protein subunit p30-like; this translates as MGFFDLCIPYTDHPPPDRSTRAKLVTKALELGYSGVAYNRTIKGVMSDRDRCSIPLLSLPSLLKLSPHLTSSVAFHRDLLAVPRATPFRQYTRLTVCADTPAQAQALNSGNPILKTYDLVAVKPMNQSAFDQACEKLEVDIIAIDFSEKLPFRLKQPLVKAAIERKVYFEITYAGFIADVQTRRQIITNAKLLVDWSRGRNIIISSAAPTANEFRGPYDVANLMSLLGLSVERAKAAISRNCRTLLSNAVRKKHYHKEAIRVEVLPSSQEIDGNKSWSSDWDPISSGEGDLLLDDLAKAFSNSSTKATKTVKAIDFASVIDSTPSLGFQVNDLISGTNVVVSQPLATQKNILSAPQ
- the LOC101311169 gene encoding uncharacterized protein LOC101311169; translation: MLEQRRFKSENPQKLYSSCDTTKAVTSVIAIEDRTITTRVEPNIPDETGGITTETLDVESQKSGIANASMEIEVPTTTGQEPMNSAESMGITVETHDVQSLKSVTAETFEDAMEVEAPTTTGVETKNPDGIDGVATEIYDVQSQKSMTNSEVNVVPPQVNLTFYALDIGLSSASNTDSEVQVPTNYQDSDIPGPHSEEADSCRSGDIQSDLMDDVLTGKAKNSLPLDSALDKSTPEMDELRESGDDAVVLANQVPVLDSNVEMIVACDYSVANHGTAEVIMDEQEHGKTDGELSYPALVQSESGKSKAKRKKPHQVILLPLKRLLHTKPFKRARKSKRRHKMA